From a single Bemisia tabaci chromosome 10, PGI_BMITA_v3 genomic region:
- the BNIP3 gene encoding BCL2/adenovirus E1B 19 kDa protein-interacting protein 3, protein MSSTSKNLIEESLGESWVELSNPITTLPDRVTPLPFASGDEYIRLLREAQKESNQSSARVSLASSRKTTPRGSPKSPPNSPNTELSTDEDLKGVFINYSYKDGEFTANDTDWIWNWSSRPDSLPPKDWKFKHPKKKIYTIRHAKVGKNSLFSKEVLYTLFLTNFISLLLGTGIGMWLNRRSLMLPQITLD, encoded by the exons AGTCCTGGGTGGAGCTGAGCAACCCCATTACTACTCTGCCAGACAGAGTGACCCCCCTGCCGTTTGCTTCGGGAGATGAGTACATTAGGCTCCTTCGGGAAGCACAGAAGGAAAGCAATCAATCCTCAGCACGTGTCTCTCTCGCCTCATCGCGGAAAACCACGCCCAGAGGCAG TCCCAAATCTCCACCCAACAGTCCAAACACAGAACTGTCAACAGACGAGGATCTGAAAGGTGTCTTCATCAACTATAGCTACAAG GATGGCGAATTCACTGCTAATGACACAGACTGGATTTGGAACTGGAGCAGTCGCCCTGATTCACTCCCTCCCAA GGATTGGAAGTTCAAGCACCCAAAGAAGAAAATCTACACAATCCGGCACGCTAAAGTAGGAAAAAATAGTCTGTTCTCGAAAGAAGTCCTCTACACGCTATTCCTCACGAACTTCATCTCTCTCCTATTAGGCACTGGAATTGG aATGTGGCTGAACAGGAGAAGCCTGATGCTCCCACAAATCACCCTGGATTGA